From Pandoraea vervacti, the proteins below share one genomic window:
- a CDS encoding aliphatic sulfonate ABC transporter substrate-binding protein encodes MLAGGVVNAFGVGAALTSSGHARAANAPLTLRIGYQKSSTLIVLAKARGTLAQALAPLNVSLTWHEFTSGLPLLEALNVGSIDFSADVADTVPVFAQAAGARIAYVARETPSPDAEAILVPQNSPIKTLADLKGKRVAVTKGAGVHYLLIAALQSVGLRITDVQPAYLTPADGRAAFASGNVDAWVTWDPFVASVERQDKVRTLTTARGLAGYQRYYLATPAFARDHDAVLREVYRVLRETGQWVRTNPREAAVQLAPVWGLDTATVEAANRRRSYDVQPVVREAIAEQQRIADVFTQAGLLPKRVDAADAAIWQAPA; translated from the coding sequence ATGCTGGCTGGCGGCGTGGTCAACGCCTTCGGCGTCGGCGCAGCGCTCACGTCGAGCGGACATGCGCGCGCGGCCAATGCGCCGCTCACGCTGCGTATCGGCTATCAGAAGTCGTCGACATTGATCGTGCTCGCCAAAGCGCGCGGCACGCTTGCGCAGGCGCTTGCACCGCTGAACGTCTCGCTCACCTGGCACGAGTTCACCAGCGGATTGCCGTTGCTCGAAGCGCTCAACGTGGGCAGCATCGACTTCTCGGCAGACGTTGCGGACACCGTGCCCGTGTTCGCGCAGGCAGCCGGTGCACGCATCGCCTACGTCGCACGCGAGACACCGTCGCCCGATGCCGAGGCGATTCTCGTGCCGCAAAATTCGCCGATCAAGACGCTGGCCGATCTGAAGGGCAAGCGTGTGGCCGTCACCAAGGGCGCCGGTGTGCATTATTTGCTCATCGCGGCGCTGCAAAGCGTCGGGCTACGAATCACCGACGTGCAACCCGCCTATCTGACACCCGCCGACGGGCGCGCCGCCTTCGCGAGCGGCAATGTCGACGCCTGGGTAACGTGGGACCCCTTCGTGGCAAGCGTGGAGCGTCAGGACAAGGTGCGCACGCTGACCACGGCGCGCGGCCTGGCAGGCTATCAGCGCTACTACCTCGCCACGCCCGCCTTCGCGCGAGATCACGACGCCGTGTTGCGCGAGGTCTATCGTGTGCTGCGCGAGACCGGTCAGTGGGTACGCACCAACCCGCGTGAAGCGGCCGTGCAACTCGCACCGGTGTGGGGGCTGGACACCGCCACCGTCGAGGCCGCGAACAGGCGTCGCAGCTACGACGTGCAGCCGGTCGTGCGCGAGGCCATTGCCGAGCAGCAGCGCATTGCCGACGTCTTCACGCAAGCGGGATTGTTGCCCAAACGCGTCGATGCGGCCGATGCGGCGATCTGGCAAGCGCCGGCATGA
- a CDS encoding TonB-dependent receptor, giving the protein MMQRKPLALAMMALFAAPLTLTYATPAMAQSAAPNVDSTAPVTATTAAATPASPAAALPQTEVSGASIREEYQRDVSTVGAKVPTAIRDIPQSVTVIDKAVMQAQGATTFADALRNSPAITLGGAEGGQIGNNINLRGFNARTDIYLDGFRDRGQYYRDTFDLDAIEVLEGPSSMLFGRGSTGGVINQVSKQANLKPLNEVSGTIGTNDRYRGSFDFSRPLSDTAAFRINGFAQDIHTTRDVMYNQDWGVAPTLKLGIGTPTQITLSALIQHNRDMADYGTVGFSGNPLPISKNQFYGLTTDRTVQDVMSFTAKIEHKVDDSLKITNQTNYSRYVIDAIETSAHAVGIANGKGGFTTLPTGPTAGLPSYSLDQLFVQLQSHDRQITDTALFNQTDIVKTFDTGPLKHTLIAGAEFGRDTYENQTYLRTGAGQSSGFLGWIPASSTAYYANLPNVTTSTGNFAQGSAETVAFYANDTIELNKHWKVVGGLRWDRYKAQLSNSISAPGYSTQTVNYTSVRTGLIYQPSEAQSYYFSYGTSFNPSLEALTVTNNTQALAPETNESFEVGSKWNLFDDNLSINTALFQVTKRNARTQTGTTGEYTNAGKVRIRGAELSATGHLTSNWQVMGGYMFLNSQVLQANDGTQGNVLANTPRHSLTLWSTYTLGHWEVGGGMNYMSMRYAANTNLIRVGGYTRWDATVAYHQPKYDIRFNLLNVFNKTYWDGLIQSDGGRATPGIGRTALLTGTYRF; this is encoded by the coding sequence ATGATGCAACGCAAGCCGCTGGCTCTGGCGATGATGGCGCTCTTCGCCGCGCCGCTTACCCTTACCTACGCTACGCCCGCGATGGCGCAAAGCGCCGCACCCAACGTCGATTCGACTGCGCCCGTCACCGCGACGACTGCTGCCGCCACCCCCGCCAGCCCGGCAGCCGCCTTGCCGCAGACCGAGGTCTCCGGCGCATCGATCCGTGAGGAGTACCAGCGCGACGTGTCCACCGTCGGCGCCAAGGTGCCCACGGCCATCCGTGACATTCCGCAGTCGGTGACTGTCATCGACAAGGCGGTGATGCAGGCGCAGGGTGCGACGACGTTTGCGGATGCACTGCGCAACTCGCCCGCCATCACGCTCGGCGGCGCGGAGGGCGGTCAGATCGGCAACAACATCAACCTGCGAGGGTTCAACGCGCGCACCGACATCTATCTCGACGGCTTTCGCGACCGTGGTCAGTACTATCGCGACACGTTCGATCTCGATGCCATCGAGGTGCTCGAAGGCCCGTCGTCGATGCTCTTCGGGCGTGGCTCGACCGGCGGCGTCATCAATCAGGTGAGCAAGCAGGCCAACCTCAAGCCGCTCAACGAAGTGTCGGGCACCATTGGCACGAACGACCGGTATCGCGGTTCGTTCGACTTCAGTCGCCCGCTCTCGGACACGGCGGCATTCCGGATCAATGGCTTCGCGCAGGACATCCACACGACGCGCGACGTCATGTACAACCAGGACTGGGGCGTGGCGCCAACGCTCAAGCTGGGTATCGGCACACCCACGCAAATCACGCTCTCCGCGCTGATCCAGCACAACCGCGACATGGCGGACTACGGTACCGTCGGCTTCAGTGGCAACCCGTTGCCGATCTCGAAAAACCAGTTCTACGGCCTGACGACCGATCGCACCGTGCAGGACGTCATGAGCTTCACCGCGAAGATCGAACACAAGGTCGACGACAGCCTGAAGATCACGAATCAGACGAACTACAGCCGTTACGTGATCGACGCCATCGAAACGTCGGCGCACGCAGTGGGCATTGCCAACGGCAAGGGCGGTTTCACCACCTTGCCCACGGGGCCGACGGCGGGCCTTCCGTCGTATTCGCTCGATCAGCTCTTCGTGCAGTTGCAAAGCCATGATCGTCAGATCACCGACACGGCATTGTTCAACCAGACCGACATCGTGAAGACGTTCGACACGGGGCCGCTCAAACACACGCTGATCGCCGGGGCCGAGTTCGGGCGCGACACCTACGAGAACCAGACATATCTGCGCACGGGCGCGGGGCAGTCGTCAGGATTTCTCGGCTGGATTCCGGCCAGCAGCACGGCGTACTACGCGAATTTGCCGAACGTCACGACGTCCACCGGTAACTTTGCGCAGGGTTCGGCCGAAACCGTGGCGTTTTACGCGAACGACACGATCGAGCTCAACAAGCACTGGAAAGTCGTGGGTGGCCTGCGCTGGGATCGCTACAAGGCGCAGCTCTCGAACAGCATCAGCGCGCCGGGGTACTCGACGCAGACCGTCAACTACACGAGTGTGCGCACCGGACTCATCTATCAGCCGAGCGAAGCGCAGTCGTACTACTTCTCCTACGGAACATCGTTCAATCCGTCGCTCGAAGCGCTGACGGTGACCAACAACACGCAAGCGCTGGCACCGGAGACGAACGAGTCGTTCGAAGTGGGCAGCAAGTGGAATCTGTTCGACGACAACCTGTCGATCAACACCGCGCTCTTTCAGGTGACGAAGCGCAATGCGCGTACGCAGACCGGCACGACGGGCGAGTACACCAACGCGGGCAAGGTTCGCATTCGCGGCGCGGAGCTGAGCGCCACCGGGCATCTCACGTCGAACTGGCAGGTCATGGGCGGCTACATGTTCCTGAACTCGCAGGTCTTGCAGGCGAACGACGGAACGCAGGGCAACGTGCTCGCCAATACGCCACGTCACTCGCTCACGCTTTGGTCGACGTACACGCTGGGCCACTGGGAGGTCGGCGGTGGCATGAACTACATGTCGATGCGCTACGCGGCCAACACGAACCTGATCCGCGTGGGTGGCTACACGCGCTGGGACGCCACCGTGGCCTACCATCAGCCCAAGTACGACATCCGCTTCAATCTGCTCAATGTCTTTAACAAGACCTACTGGGACGGGCTGATTCAGTCCGACGGCGGGCGCGCCACCCCCGGCATCGGACGCACGGCGTTGCTCACGGGCACGTACCGGTTCTGA
- a CDS encoding Fe2+-dependent dioxygenase, whose amino-acid sequence MLLQIPNVLSADQVRWVRAKLDAAGDAWVDGLATAGYQGAPVKQNQQIDERSPIAHELGDVVLGALERHPRFISAALPNKVYAPMFNRYGEGMHFGNHVDGAIRLQPGSGMRIRTDISATLFLASPDEYDGGELVIEDQYGAHAVKLAAGDMALYPATSLHRVNPITRGVRVGCFFWVQSLVRDDTQRTLLFDMDNAIQRLNSTDADETARRTLVGCYHNLLRIWSET is encoded by the coding sequence ATGCTGCTCCAAATTCCGAATGTCCTGAGCGCCGATCAGGTGCGTTGGGTCCGCGCAAAGCTCGATGCTGCCGGCGACGCCTGGGTCGACGGGCTCGCTACGGCGGGTTATCAGGGCGCGCCCGTCAAACAGAACCAGCAGATCGACGAGCGCTCGCCGATTGCGCACGAGCTGGGCGACGTCGTCCTCGGCGCGCTGGAGCGCCATCCACGCTTCATCAGCGCGGCGCTGCCCAACAAGGTCTATGCGCCGATGTTCAATCGCTATGGCGAAGGCATGCACTTCGGCAACCATGTGGATGGCGCGATCCGACTGCAACCGGGCAGCGGCATGCGCATTCGTACCGACATCTCCGCGACGCTGTTTCTCGCCTCGCCGGATGAGTACGACGGCGGGGAGCTCGTCATCGAAGACCAGTACGGCGCGCACGCGGTCAAGCTCGCGGCCGGCGACATGGCGCTCTATCCCGCAACGAGTCTGCATCGCGTGAACCCGATCACGCGCGGTGTGCGCGTCGGCTGCTTTTTCTGGGTGCAGAGTCTGGTGCGCGACGACACGCAGCGCACGTTGCTCTTCGACATGGACAATGCCATTCAGCGCCTGAATTCGACCGATGCGGACGAGACGGCGCGGCGCACGCTCGTCGGGTGTTACCACAACCTGCTGCGGATCTGGAGCGAGACCTGA